The following proteins are co-located in the Myxococcus fulvus genome:
- a CDS encoding methionine ABC transporter ATP-binding protein has protein sequence MIELRGISKVYRQGGREVSALQDVTLRVDPGEVFGVLGQSGAGKSTLIRCVNLLERPTQGRVRVNGKEMLSLSPDELRQARQGIGMIFQHFNLFSSQTVAENVAYPLEVAGLSREQIRERVAELLSLVGLSDKADVYPSRLSGGQKQRVGIARALAPRPRILLSDEATSSLDPETTRSVLSLLKDLNRQLGLTVLLITHQMEVVKAICDSVAVLEQGRLVEQGKVVELLSRPGTHLHELCYPPFATGEGSVLRGGQRVSLSLSGEHSTRPILSTLARRFDVDAHLLEGSLERVGEARVGRLLFELTGAPDAVSQALAFLREQGLTSEEAAHAW, from the coding sequence ATGATTGAGTTGCGCGGTATCAGCAAGGTGTACAGGCAGGGCGGGCGTGAGGTGTCGGCGCTCCAGGACGTGACGCTGCGGGTGGACCCGGGCGAGGTGTTCGGCGTGCTCGGACAGAGTGGCGCCGGCAAGTCCACGCTCATCCGCTGCGTCAACCTGCTGGAGCGCCCCACCCAGGGGCGCGTGCGGGTGAACGGCAAGGAGATGCTGTCGTTGAGTCCCGATGAGCTGCGCCAGGCGCGGCAGGGCATCGGGATGATCTTCCAGCACTTCAACCTGTTCTCCTCGCAGACGGTGGCAGAGAACGTCGCCTACCCGCTGGAGGTGGCGGGCCTGTCGCGCGAGCAGATTCGCGAGCGGGTCGCGGAGCTGCTCTCGCTGGTGGGGCTGTCGGACAAGGCGGACGTGTATCCCTCGCGGCTGTCGGGCGGGCAGAAGCAGCGGGTGGGAATCGCGCGGGCGCTGGCGCCGCGTCCACGCATCCTGCTGTCGGACGAGGCGACGTCGTCGCTGGACCCGGAGACGACGCGCTCGGTGCTGTCGCTGCTGAAGGACCTGAATCGGCAGCTGGGGCTCACCGTCCTGCTCATCACGCACCAGATGGAGGTGGTGAAGGCCATCTGCGACTCGGTGGCGGTGCTGGAGCAGGGCCGGCTGGTGGAGCAAGGCAAGGTGGTGGAGCTCCTGTCGCGGCCGGGCACGCATCTGCATGAGCTGTGCTATCCGCCGTTTGCCACGGGCGAGGGCTCGGTGCTGCGAGGCGGACAGCGGGTGTCGCTGTCCTTGTCGGGTGAGCACTCGACGCGGCCCATCCTGTCCACGCTGGCGCGGCGGTTCGACGTGGACGCGCACCTGTTGGAGGGCTCGCTGGAGCGCGTGGGGGAAGCGCGCGTGGGCCGGCTGTTGTTCGAGCTCACGGGCGCGCCGGACGCCGTGAGCCAGGCGCTGGCGTTCCTGCGTGAGCAGGGCCTGACGTCCGAGGAGGCGGCCCATGCCTGGTGA
- a CDS encoding trans-sulfuration enzyme family protein, whose translation MTSSPTWPRRSTGTPASKTFATRLLHTGHEVDPVTGAAAVPIYQVSMFDQPGLETPGEFDYARSGNPTRKALEGVLATLDEGAGAFAFGSGMAALSTVLMLFSAGDHLVVTDDCYGGTYRVLTRVFSRFGLKATFVDTSDPEAVRAAFRPETKGLLVETVSNPFLRRTDVKAMSALARTYGALLIVDNTFLSPYLSRPLTEGADIVVHSATKFLSGHSDVIAGTVAVRTPELAKEVYFLQNAVGAVLGPQDCFLLQRGIKTLQVRMERQVRTAAALARWLAGRREIEQVYYPGIGAVVSFRLASDAMTAAFVEALELPLLGVSLGAVESILTVPARHSHASVPAAERERRGITDALIRFSVGLEDVEDLQADLANALGRAFREAA comes from the coding sequence ATGACATCATCTCCGACCTGGCCCAGGCGCTCGACGGGCACTCCCGCTTCGAAGACGTTCGCCACGCGCCTGCTGCACACCGGCCATGAAGTGGACCCGGTGACGGGCGCCGCGGCGGTGCCCATCTACCAGGTGTCCATGTTCGACCAGCCGGGTCTGGAGACGCCCGGCGAGTTCGACTACGCGCGCTCCGGCAACCCGACACGCAAGGCGTTGGAGGGCGTGCTCGCCACGCTCGACGAGGGCGCGGGGGCGTTCGCCTTCGGCTCCGGCATGGCCGCGCTGTCCACCGTGCTGATGCTCTTCAGCGCGGGCGACCACCTGGTCGTCACCGATGACTGTTACGGCGGCACCTATCGGGTGCTCACCCGGGTGTTCAGTCGCTTCGGGCTGAAGGCCACCTTCGTGGACACGAGCGACCCGGAGGCCGTGCGCGCCGCGTTCCGTCCCGAGACGAAGGGCCTGCTGGTGGAGACGGTGAGCAACCCGTTCCTCAGGCGCACCGACGTCAAGGCCATGTCCGCGCTCGCGCGCACGTACGGCGCGCTGCTCATCGTGGACAACACGTTCCTGTCGCCCTACCTGTCGCGGCCGCTCACCGAGGGCGCGGACATCGTCGTGCACTCGGCCACCAAGTTCCTGAGCGGGCACAGCGACGTCATCGCGGGCACGGTAGCGGTGCGCACGCCGGAGCTGGCGAAGGAGGTCTACTTCCTCCAGAACGCGGTGGGCGCGGTGCTCGGCCCCCAGGACTGCTTCCTGCTCCAGCGCGGCATCAAGACGCTCCAGGTCCGCATGGAGCGGCAGGTGCGAACGGCCGCGGCGTTGGCTCGCTGGCTCGCTGGCCGGCGCGAAATCGAGCAGGTCTACTACCCTGGCATCGGCGCGGTGGTGTCCTTCCGACTGGCGAGCGACGCGATGACGGCGGCGTTCGTGGAGGCGCTCGAGCTGCCGCTGCTCGGCGTGTCGCTGGGCGCGGTGGAGAGCATCCTCACGGTGCCGGCGAGGCACTCGCATGCCTCCGTGCCCGCCGCCGAGCGCGAGCGTCGGGGAATCACCGACGCGCTCATCCGATTCTCCGTGGGCCTGGAAGACGTGGAAGACCTCCAGGCGGACCTGGCGAACGCGCTGGGCCGCGCCTTCCGTGAGGCCGCTTAG
- the cysK gene encoding cysteine synthase A: MPNNIYPDVTQLIGRTPIVRLSRIGTPEEATLLAKVEFFNPGGSVKDRIGLAMLEDAENHGRLRPGMTIVEPTSGNTGVALAMVAAVKGYRIILTMPESMSVERRRILEAYGAELVLTPAAKGMNGAVEAADELLKQLGDKGFMPQQFRNPSNPEIHRRTTAKEILGDLDVTKLDAFVAGIGTGGTITGAGGVLKKANPRLQVIAVEPLRSPLLTEGKAGPHRIQGIGANFVPEVLDRAVYDEVIDVADVDAYVAAKDLARKEGLLVGISSGAALHAARQVARRLGPGKTVLTVLPDTGERYWSLFAAFAEELAKTPQGVAG; this comes from the coding sequence ATGCCCAACAACATCTACCCCGACGTGACGCAGCTCATCGGCCGCACGCCCATCGTCCGCCTGTCGCGCATCGGCACGCCGGAGGAGGCCACGCTCCTGGCCAAGGTCGAGTTCTTCAACCCGGGCGGCAGCGTGAAGGACCGCATCGGCCTGGCCATGCTCGAGGACGCGGAGAACCACGGCCGGCTGCGCCCGGGCATGACGATTGTCGAGCCCACCAGCGGCAACACCGGAGTGGCGCTCGCGATGGTCGCCGCGGTGAAGGGCTATCGCATCATCCTCACCATGCCGGAGAGCATGAGCGTGGAGCGCCGGCGCATCCTGGAGGCGTATGGCGCAGAGCTGGTGCTCACGCCCGCGGCCAAGGGCATGAACGGCGCCGTCGAGGCGGCCGACGAGCTGCTCAAGCAGCTGGGCGACAAGGGCTTCATGCCGCAGCAGTTCCGCAACCCGTCCAACCCGGAGATCCACCGCCGCACCACGGCGAAGGAGATTCTGGGCGATTTGGATGTGACGAAGCTGGACGCCTTCGTGGCGGGCATCGGCACGGGCGGCACCATCACCGGCGCGGGCGGCGTGTTGAAGAAGGCCAACCCGCGGCTCCAGGTCATCGCGGTGGAGCCGTTGCGCTCGCCGCTGCTCACCGAGGGCAAGGCGGGGCCGCACCGCATCCAGGGCATCGGCGCCAACTTCGTCCCGGAGGTGCTGGACCGCGCCGTGTACGACGAGGTCATCGACGTGGCGGACGTGGATGCGTACGTCGCCGCGAAGGACCTGGCGCGCAAGGAGGGACTGCTCGTCGGTATCTCCAGTGGCGCGGCGCTGCACGCGGCCCGTCAGGTGGCGCGCCGTCTGGGGCCCGGCAAGACGGTGCTCACGGTGCTGCCGGACACCGGCGAGCGTTACTGGAGCTTGTTCGCGGCCTTCGCCGAGGAGCTGGCGAAGACACCGCAGGGAGTCGCTGGATGA
- a CDS encoding methionine ABC transporter permease, with translation MPGEQLARALWVATLETLYMTSVATVLVVVLGLPLGVLLVLTDRGGLWERPALNRVLGTLVNVGRSVPFIILMVAIVPLTRLLVGTTIGTTAAIVPLVVAAIPFMGRVVEQGLREVDGGLVEAAIAMGSTHRRVIFRVLLPEALPSLVRGIALVVISLLGYSAMAGAVGGGGLGDLAVKYGYMRFRTDVMLGCLAVLLALVQLVQWLGDGLASRFDHTTQRPSRAHE, from the coding sequence ATGCCTGGTGAACAACTGGCGCGGGCGTTGTGGGTGGCGACACTCGAGACGCTCTACATGACGTCGGTGGCCACGGTGCTGGTGGTGGTGCTGGGGCTGCCGTTGGGTGTGCTGCTGGTGCTCACGGACCGGGGCGGACTGTGGGAGCGGCCGGCGCTGAACCGCGTGCTGGGCACGTTGGTCAACGTGGGGCGCTCGGTGCCGTTCATCATCTTGATGGTGGCCATCGTCCCGCTGACGCGGTTGCTCGTGGGGACGACCATCGGCACCACGGCGGCCATCGTCCCGCTGGTGGTCGCGGCCATTCCCTTCATGGGCCGGGTGGTGGAGCAGGGGCTGCGCGAGGTGGATGGAGGGCTGGTGGAGGCCGCCATCGCGATGGGCTCCACGCACCGGCGGGTCATCTTCCGGGTGTTGTTGCCGGAGGCCCTGCCGTCTCTCGTGCGCGGCATCGCGCTCGTGGTTATCAGCCTGCTCGGCTACAGCGCCATGGCGGGCGCCGTGGGCGGAGGTGGGCTGGGAGACCTGGCGGTGAAGTACGGCTACATGCGCTTCCGCACCGACGTCATGCTGGGCTGCCTCGCCGTGTTGCTGGCGCTGGTGCAGCTCGTCCAGTGGCTGGGTGACGGACTGGCGTCCCGCTTCGACCACACCACGCAGCGCCCCAGCCGCGCACACGAGTGA
- the thrA gene encoding bifunctional aspartate kinase/homoserine dehydrogenase I, with translation MRSNSYRVMKFGGSSVGSPRRLRQVIELIGQHARTGPLAVVVSAMGDTTDWLLEAADLATRGELEGALTVVGRIAHLAKTNAAALHPAQSATLAARVDQLLAPLQRLLHGLSLTRECSPASKDKVLSFGELVSATLLAELLEASGTQARFRDARHLLVTDDAFGTARVDVPRTRERLQSSSAEWGTTVPVIPGFIASTPDGRTTTLGRNGSDYTAALVAQGLGATEVTVWTDVLGLHTADPDLVSDAYPVPHLSHGEGLELAAVGVRMLHPRTMIPLIESGISLRIRNTMHPEHPGTLIDAVGSSDVQRPTCIATREDLALLGIEVRKLSDQFQLGERVLAALRSARITVWMTAQSANGQSIAVVIPRPDTERARTALERELAQELVRREVEPLGIRQPVTLVTLVAEAMGHGVNVAGRFFSALGAVGVGVRASAQGASSRSISCVVDAADTAIAVRTTHAAFNLAHQQVSLFLLGKGTVGGQLLTQLRSQEALLRERHGIALRVVGIADSRRSLFNPAGLPLEGLEEQLARVVRGESGTRALPPLLDELRRLPVPILVDCTANGDVASLYTEAFRRGIHVVAANKKPLALPWNEREALLAEARRHHVAYHYETTVASSLPVIDTLANLVRTGDTVRLITASLSGTLGFICNELMAGVPLSAAVRTAKERGFTEPDPREDLSGADVARKALILARELGLPLSLSDVALEPFVPEPADAGDTAESYLRSLRALDAEYTRKVEHARQGGTVLRYLARIDPTRLGTDTPVIRVGLAPVEAGQPAADLRGSESFVSFTTTRHNEFPLTVRGAGAGGAVTASGVLADILRVSQTLRGR, from the coding sequence ATGCGCAGCAATTCCTATCGGGTGATGAAGTTCGGCGGCTCCTCCGTGGGTTCCCCGCGCCGACTGCGTCAGGTCATCGAGTTGATTGGACAACACGCTCGCACGGGCCCGCTCGCCGTCGTCGTGTCCGCCATGGGCGACACCACCGACTGGCTGCTCGAGGCCGCGGACCTCGCCACCCGTGGCGAGCTGGAAGGCGCTCTCACCGTCGTGGGCCGCATCGCTCACCTCGCCAAGACGAACGCCGCCGCGCTCCACCCCGCGCAGTCCGCCACGCTCGCCGCGCGCGTCGACCAACTCCTCGCGCCCCTGCAACGCCTCCTCCATGGACTCTCGCTCACCCGCGAGTGTTCCCCTGCGTCCAAGGACAAGGTGCTCTCCTTCGGCGAGCTGGTCTCCGCCACGCTCCTCGCCGAGCTGCTCGAGGCCTCCGGCACCCAGGCCCGCTTCCGCGACGCACGGCACCTGCTCGTCACCGATGACGCCTTCGGCACCGCGCGCGTGGACGTACCCCGCACTCGCGAGCGGCTCCAGTCGAGCAGCGCCGAGTGGGGCACCACCGTGCCCGTCATCCCCGGCTTCATCGCGTCGACGCCCGACGGCCGCACCACCACGCTCGGCCGCAACGGCTCCGACTACACCGCCGCCCTCGTCGCGCAGGGCCTGGGCGCCACCGAAGTCACCGTGTGGACCGACGTGCTCGGACTGCACACCGCGGACCCGGACCTGGTGAGCGACGCCTACCCCGTCCCGCACCTCTCCCACGGCGAGGGCCTGGAGCTGGCCGCCGTCGGCGTGCGCATGCTGCACCCGCGCACGATGATTCCGCTCATCGAGTCCGGCATCTCCCTGCGCATCCGCAACACCATGCACCCGGAGCACCCGGGCACGCTCATCGACGCCGTCGGCTCGAGCGACGTCCAGCGCCCCACCTGCATCGCCACCCGCGAGGACCTGGCCCTGCTCGGCATCGAGGTGCGCAAGCTCTCCGACCAGTTCCAGCTGGGCGAGCGCGTCCTCGCGGCGCTGCGCTCGGCCCGCATCACCGTGTGGATGACCGCCCAGTCCGCCAACGGCCAGTCCATCGCCGTCGTCATCCCCCGCCCCGACACCGAGCGCGCCAGGACCGCGCTGGAGAGGGAGCTCGCCCAGGAGCTCGTCCGCCGCGAGGTCGAGCCGCTCGGCATCCGGCAGCCGGTGACGCTCGTCACCCTCGTGGCCGAGGCGATGGGCCATGGCGTCAACGTGGCCGGCCGCTTCTTCAGCGCGCTGGGCGCGGTGGGCGTCGGCGTGCGCGCCAGCGCCCAGGGCGCCAGCTCCCGCTCCATCTCCTGCGTGGTCGACGCGGCGGACACCGCCATCGCCGTGCGCACCACGCACGCCGCCTTCAACCTCGCCCACCAGCAGGTCAGCCTCTTCCTCCTCGGCAAGGGCACCGTGGGCGGACAGCTCCTCACCCAGCTGCGCAGCCAGGAGGCGCTGCTGCGCGAGCGACATGGAATCGCCCTGCGCGTGGTGGGCATCGCCGACAGCCGGCGCAGCCTGTTCAACCCGGCCGGCCTGCCGTTGGAGGGACTCGAGGAGCAGCTCGCGCGCGTCGTCCGCGGTGAGTCCGGCACGCGCGCCCTGCCGCCGCTGCTCGACGAGCTGCGCCGGCTGCCCGTGCCCATCCTCGTCGACTGCACCGCCAACGGCGACGTCGCCTCGCTCTACACCGAGGCGTTCCGTCGGGGCATCCACGTGGTCGCCGCGAACAAGAAGCCGCTCGCCCTGCCGTGGAACGAGCGCGAGGCCCTGCTCGCCGAGGCCCGCCGTCACCACGTGGCCTACCATTACGAGACGACGGTGGCCTCCAGCCTCCCCGTCATCGACACGCTCGCCAACCTGGTGCGCACCGGCGACACCGTGCGCCTCATCACCGCGTCCCTCTCCGGCACGCTGGGCTTCATCTGCAACGAGCTGATGGCCGGCGTGCCGCTGTCCGCCGCCGTGCGCACGGCCAAGGAGCGCGGCTTCACCGAGCCCGACCCGCGCGAGGACCTGTCCGGCGCCGACGTCGCCCGCAAGGCGCTCATCCTCGCCCGCGAGCTGGGCCTGCCCCTGTCCCTCTCCGACGTCGCGCTGGAGCCCTTCGTCCCCGAGCCCGCCGACGCGGGCGACACCGCCGAGTCCTACCTGCGAAGCCTCCGCGCACTCGACGCGGAGTACACCCGCAAGGTGGAGCACGCCCGCCAGGGCGGCACCGTGCTGCGCTACCTGGCCCGCATCGACCCGACGCGGCTGGGCACCGACACCCCCGTCATCCGCGTGGGGCTCGCGCCCGTGGAGGCGGGACAGCCGGCCGCGGACCTGCGCGGCTCCGAGTCCTTCGTGTCCTTCACCACCACGCGGCACAACGAGTTCCCGCTCACCGTGCGCGGCGCGGGCGCGGGGGGCGCCGTGACGGCCTCCGGTGTCCTGGCCGACATCCTCCGCGTCTCCCAGACGCTCCGCGGTCGATGA
- a CDS encoding trans-sulfuration enzyme family protein produces the protein MKLATALVHAGTRRDPATGAIAVPVYHSATYQHPALGQSTGYDYSRTKNPTRAALEDALAQLEGGARGLAFASGMAALHAALSLFGPEDHVVLTEDLYGGTFRLVDRLLHLPHTFVDTTKPEAVRAALRPNTKAVVVETPTNPLMKSADLPALVALTREAGVLLIVDNTFLTPYLQRPLELGADLVVHSATKYLAGHNDVVAGALVVRDAALGEKLAYIQNGIGAILGPQDAYLVIRGLKTLALRMERHQSNAREVAAFLSSHPKVERVHYAGQGGMLSFSVKDAALVPQVLAGVRLCLFAESLGGVETLITFPATQTHADIPVARREQLGITDRLLRLSVGIEDCHDIISDLAQALDGHSRFEDVRHAPAAHRP, from the coding sequence ATGAAGCTCGCCACCGCCCTCGTCCACGCCGGCACCCGCCGCGACCCGGCCACCGGCGCCATCGCCGTCCCCGTCTACCACTCCGCCACCTACCAACACCCCGCGCTCGGGCAGTCCACCGGCTACGACTACTCGCGCACGAAGAACCCCACCCGCGCCGCGCTGGAGGACGCGCTCGCGCAGCTCGAGGGTGGCGCCCGCGGGCTCGCCTTCGCGTCCGGCATGGCCGCGCTGCACGCCGCGCTCAGCCTCTTCGGCCCCGAGGACCACGTGGTCCTCACCGAGGACCTCTACGGCGGCACGTTCCGCCTCGTGGACCGGCTGCTCCACCTGCCCCACACCTTCGTGGACACGACGAAGCCAGAGGCCGTGCGCGCCGCGCTGCGCCCCAACACCAAGGCCGTGGTGGTGGAGACACCCACCAACCCGCTGATGAAGTCGGCGGACCTGCCCGCGCTGGTGGCGCTCACACGCGAGGCGGGCGTGCTGCTCATCGTCGACAACACCTTCCTCACCCCGTACCTCCAGCGTCCGCTGGAGCTGGGCGCGGACCTCGTCGTGCACTCGGCCACCAAGTACCTGGCGGGACACAACGACGTCGTCGCCGGCGCGCTCGTGGTCCGCGACGCGGCGCTGGGAGAGAAGCTCGCGTACATCCAGAACGGCATCGGCGCCATCCTGGGGCCGCAGGACGCGTACCTGGTCATCCGCGGCCTCAAGACGCTCGCGCTGCGCATGGAGCGCCACCAGTCCAACGCACGCGAGGTGGCCGCGTTCCTATCCAGCCATCCCAAGGTGGAGCGCGTCCACTACGCGGGCCAGGGCGGCATGTTGTCCTTCAGCGTGAAGGACGCGGCCCTCGTCCCCCAGGTGCTCGCCGGCGTGCGCCTGTGCCTCTTCGCCGAGTCACTCGGCGGAGTCGAGACGCTCATCACCTTCCCCGCCACGCAGACCCACGCGGACATCCCCGTCGCGCGCCGGGAACAGCTTGGCATCACCGACCGACTGCTTCGCCTCTCCGTGGGTATCGAGGACTGCCATGACATCATCTCCGACCTGGCCCAGGCGCTCGACGGGCACTCCCGCTTCGAAGACGTTCGCCACGCGCCTGCTGCACACCGGCCATGA